In the genome of Terriglobales bacterium, the window CCCGCAAACCAGGACGAGCCGTTCGTGCGCATCCAGCGCGAGCGCATCGTGCCGCATGACATCGTGCCGAAGCACGAGCGGCCGGAGGACGGCGCCATCGTGCTGTTCGACGGCATCGTGCGCAACCACTCGCGCGGCCGCGAGACGAAGTATCTGGAATACGAAGCCTACGAGCCGATGGCGCTGAAGCAGCTGCGGCAGCTCGCCGCCCAAGCGCGGCAGAAGTTTGCCATCCGGAACGTCGCGCTGGTGCACCGGCTGGGGCGGCTGGAGATCGGCGAATCGAGCGTGCTGATCGCGGTCTATTCGGCGCACCGCGCGGCGGCATTCGAGGCGTGCCGCTGGCTCATCGACACGCTGAAGACGACCGTGCCCATCTGGAAGAAGGAGCACTTCGCCGACGGCGCGGTGTGGTCCGACGGCGAGCCCTTCCCGGAGAGCATCCCGACCGCGGGCAAGACGGCGAAATGAGTAGCCGGGCGGGCGAGCCACCGCATCTAATCCTGCAACTCTCGATGAAGACCCCGCGAAAAGTGATTGTCGTGCTGCTGGCGTGCGCCGCCCTGGCCGCCGCGCAGGAACCGCAAGCGCCTGCCGTGTGGACGCCCGGCATGGAGGAGAAGAAGCAGCAGGGCGAAGACCTGCAGACGTTCAAGGTGGACGTGAAGCTGGTGAACGTCTACGTGACCGCGGTCGACGAGAACGGCGCCCCGGTCGCCGGGCTGGTGAAAGAGAATTTCCGGGTCACCGAAGACGGCGTGCCGCAGGAGGTCCGCGTCTTCGCGAAGGAGTCGGAGCTGCCGCTGTCGATCGTGGTGGCGGTGGACGCGAGCCTCTCGGTGCGCACCAACCTCAAGCTCGAGGTCGAGTCGGCGCGGCGATTCATCCACTCCATCCTGCGCAAGCAGGACGCGCTCGCGCTCTACCAGTTCGACGCCGAGGTGCGCGAGCTGGTGCGGTTCACGTCGGACCTGCGGGCCATCGACCGTGGGATCGACCGCGTGCGCGTTGGCTCGGCGACCGCGCTCTACGACGCCGTCTACCTCGGGAGCGAGGCGCTCGCGAAGCGCCAGGGGCGCAAGGTGCTGGTCGTGATCACCGACGGCGGCGACACCATGAGCCAGGTGAGCTACGGCGAGGCGCTGCGCGCGGCGCAGCAGTCGGAGGCCATCCTGTACGCCATCGTGATCGTGCCGGTGGAGGCGAGCGCGGGGCGCAACACCGGCGGGGAGCACGCGCTCATCCAGATGACCACCGACACGGGCGGCAAGTATTACTACGCGAAAGGGTTCCCGGACCTCGACCGCGTGTTCGGCGAGATCGGCGAGCAGCTGCGCACGCAGTACCTGCTGGGCTATTACCCGAAGCCGCGCATGAGCGATTCCGATTTCCGCCGGCTCGAGGTGACGCTGGCGCCGGCGGCGGGCGGACCTCCGGCGGCGGAGCTGGAAAAGATCAGCGCGCGCCACCGCACCGGCTACTACACGTCGAAGATGAAGTAGAATGCGCGCATGAGTTTCCGCGATCGCAACCCGAACCCGCTGACGCGCAACACCAACAAGGCCAAGATGCCGCCGCCGGACGAGACCGGCCAGGAGGCGCAGTACCTGAAAGCGCTGGGCGAGAAGCAGACGCCCGTCGCCGTCAAGCTGATGGATGGGGAAGTGGTGCGCGGCTGGATCGAGTACTACGACCAGCGGATGATCCGGCTCACGCGCGAGGGCGCGCCGAATCTCTTCATCTTCAAGCACGATATCAGCTACATCTCTGAGGACACCGGGCGCCGGCGGTAGAGTTCCCCCAAAATTGCCAATTGCCAATTAGGTGTGTCTGAAATCGGCAATTGGCAATTGGCAATTTAGACTGTCGGCGATGCCTTCTGAGTTCCTTCTCTTCATGGAGCAGGTGGCGCGCGAGGCCGGCGCGCTGCTGATGCGCCACTTCCGCGCGCGCGTCGCGATCGAGTACAAAGGCGACGCCGACCTGGTGACGGTCGCCGACCGCGAGTCGGAGACGCTCATCGTCGGGCGCCTCCGCAAACAGTTTCCCCAGCACAACATCCTGGGCGAGGAAGGCACGCGCAGCGAGAGCGGCAGCGAGTTCCGGTGGTACATCGATCCGCTCGACGGAACCACGAACTTCGCGCACGGCTTTCCGGTGTTCTGCGTCTCGATCGCGCTGGAACACGAAGGCCGGCGCATCGCCGGGGTGCTCTACGACCCGACGCGCGACGAGCTGTTCGCCGCCGAGAAGGGAAGTGGCGCGACACTCAACGGCAACGCCATCCACGTCTCGAAGGTGGCGAAGCTGAACGAGGCGCTGGTGGCGACCGGGTTCCCCAGCCACAAGCGGCACAAGAACCCGAACATCCACTTCTACCACCAGATCACGCTGCGGACGCACGGCGTGCGCCGCGCGGGGTCGGCGGCGCTCGACCTGGCGTCGGTGGCGTGCGGCCGCGTCGACGGCTTCTGGGAGTTCAACCTCAACCCGTGGGACACGGCTGCGGGCGTGCTGCTGGTGGAGGAAGCCGGCGGGAAGGTCACGGACCTCTCGGGCGGGGCGTTCGATATCGCCAGCCGCGAGGTGTGCGCGTCCAATGGAGTGTTGCACCCGGCCCTGCTCGCCGAGTTCCAGGCCATCTTGGAAGGGCGGGTGGAAGGGATGCCGAGCGCGACCGAGTACGCGCAACAGAGGGGGAAGCGATGAGATCGGACAGGATGCTCGCCGTCACGATGATGCTGGCCAGCGCGCTCACCGCTTCGGCACAAGAGGCGAAGGACAAGGAGAAGAAGCAGGAGCAGGCAGCCGGCAAGATCCGCGTATGCGTGGCACTGAGCCAGAACTCCAGCACGCGCGCGTTCACGCCAGTGTGGCAGCGGACGCGGCTCATCGATGCGCTGAACCACGCCAAGCCGCCGAAGAAAGCGGCCGATCAGCGGCGACTGGAAGCGACGGCGCTCCCGACGGAGTCGCCAGGCGCTCCCGACAACCGCGTTTGCGACTACATCCTGAAGACGACGGTGACGCAGCTCGAGCGCGCCGGCGATCTCCAGCGGCCGGAAGACGCCACGCGGATGCCGCCCGTCATCATCGGTACCCAGGATGCCAGACCGAATGACCCGCAGCCGCTGACGCGCGGACGTGTCGATTTCACCCTGATGAAGGGCGGAACCACGCTGGTGGAGAGCTACGTGACCGCGCAGGAGCGAGGTTCGGAGGACTGGGTCGTCACCATGTTGT includes:
- a CDS encoding inositol monophosphatase family protein; the protein is MPSEFLLFMEQVAREAGALLMRHFRARVAIEYKGDADLVTVADRESETLIVGRLRKQFPQHNILGEEGTRSESGSEFRWYIDPLDGTTNFAHGFPVFCVSIALEHEGRRIAGVLYDPTRDELFAAEKGSGATLNGNAIHVSKVAKLNEALVATGFPSHKRHKNPNIHFYHQITLRTHGVRRAGSAALDLASVACGRVDGFWEFNLNPWDTAAGVLLVEEAGGKVTDLSGGAFDIASREVCASNGVLHPALLAEFQAILEGRVEGMPSATEYAQQRGKR
- a CDS encoding VWA domain-containing protein, with protein sequence MKTPRKVIVVLLACAALAAAQEPQAPAVWTPGMEEKKQQGEDLQTFKVDVKLVNVYVTAVDENGAPVAGLVKENFRVTEDGVPQEVRVFAKESELPLSIVVAVDASLSVRTNLKLEVESARRFIHSILRKQDALALYQFDAEVRELVRFTSDLRAIDRGIDRVRVGSATALYDAVYLGSEALAKRQGRKVLVVITDGGDTMSQVSYGEALRAAQQSEAILYAIVIVPVEASAGRNTGGEHALIQMTTDTGGKYYYAKGFPDLDRVFGEIGEQLRTQYLLGYYPKPRMSDSDFRRLEVTLAPAAGGPPAAELEKISARHRTGYYTSKMK
- a CDS encoding molybdenum cofactor biosynthesis protein MoaE is translated as PANQDEPFVRIQRERIVPHDIVPKHERPEDGAIVLFDGIVRNHSRGRETKYLEYEAYEPMALKQLRQLAAQARQKFAIRNVALVHRLGRLEIGESSVLIAVYSAHRAAAFEACRWLIDTLKTTVPIWKKEHFADGAVWSDGEPFPESIPTAGKTAK
- a CDS encoding RNA chaperone Hfq, which gives rise to MSFRDRNPNPLTRNTNKAKMPPPDETGQEAQYLKALGEKQTPVAVKLMDGEVVRGWIEYYDQRMIRLTREGAPNLFIFKHDISYISEDTGRRR